TCCACAGTACCTCTTTTGTGGGGATTGAGGATCAGTTTCCATATAAAGTTATAACATTCTGGTAGCATAAAATAGACTGCCCCTTAGCACCAATTTCAGCAAATCTTTGGATTCTACTTTCACAAAAGTCAAGCATATGGTAACCATCACAAAGAGCATGACCCTTGGATCCACACATCCTTCATGGGACATCATGCCTCAGGACCCagaagagtttaaggccagcataaGAAGTCAGCTATACAAAGTATTCAGTTTGAGTCCAAAGATAAACTTTGTTGTGAACCCAGAGTTTACATTAATTAGAAAAAAACCTGGGGTTAAGAGGTGGAACCAACAACTTGTTGATAGAGAGTAATCACAGAGAGTCATAGGGTGTCTATAAGACTATAGAGGGATGCACAGTGGGGAGGGACTGTGAGTCTTTTTTGGTTTGGATGTTCAGGAACTCAGACCGCGCCAGGTGCTCCCGCCAGTGTCCACGAGGGGACGCTGCAGGCGGCGGAGTCAGAGAGGCAACCGGAAGTCAGGCTGGCGGCTACAGGCGCCTTCCGACTCCTCCTGCTTCCGCTGGTGGTGCCGGACGGCGGGCGCTCCGTTCCTGCGTTGGCTCCTCGGTCGTCGCCATGCCGCTGGAAAACCTGGAGGAAGAGGGTCTGCCCAAGAACCCCGACCTGCGCATCGCGCAGCTGCGTTTCCTGCTCAGCCTGCCCGAGCACCGCGGGAACGCGGCGGTGCGCGAGGAGCTGATGGCGGCCGTCCGGGAAAACAGTGAGGCCCGGGAGCGCCGAGTCAGCGGCCTAGGCCGGGGCGGTCCGGGGGGCCTGGCTGGGCGTCTCCCGCTGGGGCTTTTCGGGGAACCCTGGGGCGCCCTCCTAGTGCCGAGGGGGCCCTGCCTCAGTGGTTCGTTCCTGCTGCGGGCTGCTCAGGGCAAGCCTCGGGTGCTTGTCGAGGTTAGGCTCCCAGCAAAGGCTGCGCGGGTTTTGTTTGACAGTTTGTCAGTGTTGCGCTCCCTGTCAAGGGACAAGTGGGGTCTGTCCCTAGCAGTACGTGTCGAATATGTGTGCTGTCCCTGACATAGGGACTCCTTTGGAACAGGAGCTGGATAGAGCGTGCTTAGGAGCGATCGGCCTTCAAGCAGGCCTCTCACTTGCAAAGCCTTAGCAGTGCTATGCCAGGCCCACAGTTGGTAGGCGTCTGCTGGCTGACCTTTGGTGGGATGGGAGGAAGCAGGCGGGCACTCATATGCGGCCTCACGATGCACGATTTGTGGCTTTTAGATATGGCTCCTTATTATGAGGCCTTGTGCAAATCCCTGGACTGGCAGGTGGACGGGGATCTCCTCAGTAAAATGAAGAAGGCAAATGAAGAGGAGTTGAAACGCTTGGATGAGGAGCTGGAGGATGCAGAGAAGAATCTGGGAGAGAGTGAAATTCGAGACGCAATGATGGCCAAAGCGGAGTACCTCTGTCAGATAGGGGACAAGGTCAGTCTCTGGAGGTATAGACTGATGTTGGGGACCAGCGCAGATGGGTAATAGTTCACTGAATAAatgaacttttttgttgttttttcaagacagggtttgtctgtgtagctctggctgtgctggaactcactctgtagaccaggctggccatgaactgacagagatctgcctgcctctgcctcctgggtgcttaaaggagtgggccaccaccgcctggcaactcTTTTTAAAAGGATAATCCTGTTTGCCTTTACTAAAGAGTCAGTATAAAGACAGTAAATACATGATAACGTTGCAACACCCGATTCCCTGCAACCACCAGTAGCCAGGTGTACATTACTTCTCATTTCTGTGTCGTTAAAAACAGGTGCACATGGGGCTGGAGCTGTGGCTCCGTGGTTTAAGAGTGTGTACTGTCtggcagaggacatgagtttagttcctagcacccacatcaagagGGTcgcagctccagctccaagggatctgatgcctttagcctccgagggcacctgcactcgtgtgcacacacccccagacagacagaaacaagacttgaaaataataaaaataaatctccaaaacaaaacaagtgcaCAGCTAGAGGTTTTGGTCACTCCTTTTACAGCATTGGGGTCATTAGCAGTAGTTCACTTGTTTGGTTGGGAAGCATTTTATCGTATATTTTAAAAGGTGTACAGtaggggaatggagagatggctcaggttgaGAGCATCGGTTGCTCTCACAGAcaacctaggtttgattcccagcatccacaggacaGCTTGCAGCCCACTTGACTTCCAGTTCAGGAAACCCCACACCATCCTCTGAACACCGCTGGCATCAACCAGGCAAGCACATAGTGTACAGatatgcgccgggcggtggtggcgcacgcctttaatcccagcactcgggaggcagaggcaggcggatctctgtgagttcgaggccagcctgggctaccaagtgagttccaggaaaggcgcaaagctacacagagaaaccttgtctcgaaaaaccaaaaaaaaaaaaaaaaacaaaaaacagatatgcatataggcaaaacactcatacacataaatctaaaaacttCACTGATTTTTTCCATCCGAGGATCTATGACAATAGATGCTGCAGtctgactttttcttcttctataccTTGAGAGAGAAGCTCGCTCAGTGTGCAGTTattcacatgtgtatgcatgtcttgTAGAAAGTGAGGAGTAAACACTTTTATGTCCTTGAGACCACAGTTTGTTCCAGGAGCCCTCTTCATCCTTTCATCTATGACTGCATTTGAGAGAACTTTGTTAACCTTCTGGTTCACTGCCGCCTCACCCACTGTGGAGCAGGTCGTCTGTTgttacaggacacacacacacactttcagttGCCTTTGCTTTAAGCAGCTGTAAAAGCTGATTATCTTAAACAGGTTGCTGTAGTGAACAACGTGTTCACATGTTTTCTCGTGATTAAAGGCTAGTGTTGCTTTAGGATGCTGATTAGTCAGTGAGGAGAAATTGCTGGCATAGTGAGCATTTATTTTCCTATGTTTGGCCAGTTAGTCTACATAATCCTAGTGTTGGATCCACTCTTTAGTATTTAGATGTAGAGTGACATGGTTCCAATATTTAAAATAGTGTGAGTTCTTGGATAAGTTTTCTTGGGCTGTGTTTCTAGCTTGAGTATCATTATTTACTGCACCTTCGGTTTTCTTGGGTAAAATAGGATGTCTTTCTGCCTAATGCTGAttaaagagagaggcagagagtttAGAATTGCACTTGCTCAAAGGAAGGGCTTAAATTAGAAGCTATTGAATTTAAATTGAAAACATCTGTTTTTTAAGTTTAGTActtgttcattttaaaaacttggaaatatagacaaaattaaaaacattgtGTGGTTTTATTTCAAAGATTAATCAGTATTATATGTGAATGAGAGATTTGAAGGTTTTGACTCAGGTCTTGAATTTAATCAAGATTATGGGTGAGGCAGCATCAGGCGATTATGATTGTATACTGATGCTATATTCCTTCCATGTTGATGATTCAGCAGCATCCTGAATAGGATAGAATAGAAAGGTCAGTTTCTATTTTGACTTTAAATGTTGAATGGCTGCAGTGGCGTTTCTTGTTTATCACCCGTGGTTTTTATGGTGCTGAGTTTGTTGCAGATGTGTCAGTGGAGTCCCTTTAGCACAGTCCCCTTGTCCTTTTAACGCCATCTTCTCATGCTCACCTTTCTCTTTGATATGAGGTGGCATAAACTCACTGCTATTTTAATTCACTCTGCAAACTTGCAGTTGTTTCTCCCCAAATCCTGTTTCCTAGTGAGGAACAGAATTACCTATCCAGGTCTGGGTACTAGGTACAATGCTGCTGTTCTGACAGTcccttttatacatttataaagcATGACTAATAACTGAAACAGACTAGCTAGTCACGCTCTGAAAAACACCAGGTATAAACATCTGATTTTATCAGTGTTTTTGTAAAGAGCAGGAACATTTTATTTCAGTTGAGATGAACTTGCATATGCATGGATGCAATGGTATTTAATATAATCAGTGATATGTCTCTTCTTATAATGATTAATAATTTATAGTGAACTTATTTTGAAGTAGTGTAATTGTTAAAGGCAGAAACACAACAGTACCATTGTGTATACCCAGTGCTTTTCATGTCATTCTCAGAGTGAAGTAGCCCCTGGGCATTGTCTATACTTTGTACAGCTGAAGGAACCCCCTGGTCCTTCCTTCAAGTACAGCAGTGACGCTTTCACTACCGTGTTATTTCACCTCTGCTTCCTAGTTTACCCAGCCACTCTTGCAGGAAAATCCGGGAAGCTGATGGCATTGCTAAATTGTGTACTTTTCTCCCCTTTGGTCTTGAATTTGACAGGAGGGAGCTCTGACAGCCTTTCGCAAGACATATGATAAGACTGTGGCCCTGGGTCACCGACTAGATATTGTATTTTATCTCCTAAGGATCGGCCTCTTTTATATGGATAATGACCTCATCACTCGAAACACAGAAAAGGCCAAAAGGTACTTTTAGCAGTGGGTATGACCTGGAGGTAATGGGCTGTTAAAAAGTCAGTAGGCCTAAGCTtacccattttgttttgtttacagttATGGAGTTTGGTCAAATAGTTGACATTTATGGAAatacttcaattaaaatttttttctttaaaacaaaagcttTAAGAATTAACATTATCTGTTTCATTTGTGTTATTTGCTAGCCTAATAGAAGAAGGTGGAGACTGGGACAGGAGAAATAGGCTGAAAGTGTACCAAGGTCTATACTGTGTGGCTATCCGTGACTTCAAACAGGCTGCAGAGCTCTTTCTTGATACGGTTTCTACATTTACATCCTATGAGCTCATGGACTATAAGACATTTGTGACTTACACTGTTTACGTCAGTATGATTGCGTTAGAAAGACCAGATCTCAGGGAAAAGGTAAAGAATGAAACCATAATACCTATAAACACTGTTTCATGCTTTCctaatttaaaaacacagaaatcattaaaatgtgtttattggttttatcttttgctttttttttaatacccaGGTCATTAAAGGAGCAGAGATTCTTGAAGTGTTACACAGTCTTCCGGCAGTTCGGCAGTATCTGTTTTCTCTCTATGAATGCCGTTACTCAGTTTTCTTTCAATCATTAGGTAAGGATTGATTATCGTCTTTATCTTCTGATCCTGTGGGTAAATAAGCAAAGCTGCATTTTTCACATCTAAGAGATAACTGCAGGTCTTCTCATTTTCTGCCTCTTTTGCTTAGAGGAATGTCAGCAAACTTgatgtgtatttatgtatctcCAAATGTAAGaacgattgtgtgtgtgtgttgtgtgcacattTATGCCAAGTGCCATGTACGAAAGtcaagacaactttcaggagttgcttcccttccactgtgtgggtcctgggcattgaactcaggtcatgaggcttggtggTAGATGTCTTTACCTGCTACACTAGCTCACTGGTCTGATTTTTGGGTTTTTAAAGTGGCATTTAAAACAATCGAAAAAGAATGCATGACAAAGAGCTATGTGTTTGGCAAAGCCCAAAACTGTTGTCTGCCCTGTGATGTGGGAGTTTGCCTGACCTGAGGTTTAGTCTTGAGGAATAAAGCGACTATGAACAGATAGTCTAGTATTGGGTGTGGTGAAGGATGGAGGGATTTGGCGTCCCTTGAGACCAAGATTAGTTGTCACTCCAGTCAAggattcttttttccatttttaaataatagctaGGTCTGTGGATTGAAAGCATCATCTGTGGACAATTCTTATGTTTCTTCCCAGCTCATTTACAGAGCCCCGTGGacaccagtttgcttcttttGGGGACTGTACTCCCTCCTGGCCATTTGGTTTGCTACTGGTGACTAAATTACTAAGATGATAAAGGCATCCTCCTCAAATGCTTTCCCTGAAACTGTTCATGACaaatgctgctgctgttttaTAGGGAAGTGT
The nucleotide sequence above comes from Peromyscus maniculatus bairdii isolate BWxNUB_F1_BW_parent chromosome 9, HU_Pman_BW_mat_3.1, whole genome shotgun sequence. Encoded proteins:
- the Psmd6 gene encoding 26S proteasome non-ATPase regulatory subunit 6: MPLENLEEEGLPKNPDLRIAQLRFLLSLPEHRGNAAVREELMAAVRENNMAPYYEALCKSLDWQVDGDLLSKMKKANEEELKRLDEELEDAEKNLGESEIRDAMMAKAEYLCQIGDKEGALTAFRKTYDKTVALGHRLDIVFYLLRIGLFYMDNDLITRNTEKAKSLIEEGGDWDRRNRLKVYQGLYCVAIRDFKQAAELFLDTVSTFTSYELMDYKTFVTYTVYVSMIALERPDLREKVIKGAEILEVLHSLPAVRQYLFSLYECRYSVFFQSLAIVEQEMKKDWLFAPHYRYYVREMRIHAYSQLLESYRSLTLGYMAEAFGVGVEFIDQELSRFIAAGRLHCKIDKVNEIVETNRPDSKNWQYQETIKKGDLLLNRVQKLSRVINM